Sequence from the Terriglobales bacterium genome:
TACGGTCCCCGAGTTCAGCGATGACAAGCTGGCCACTTCTAGTCTCATCATCGCAGACTTGATGGAAAAAGTTCCGTCCAAGAGCGTCGGAGCCGGCAACTTTGTCATCGGTGATACAAAAGTGCGGCCGCGCATGGATGCCTCCGACGGCAAGCCCGCCAGCTTCAAACGCGACCAAAAAATGAATTTCTGGATGCAGGTTTACAACCTGGGAATTGACGAACAAAGCAAGAAATCTTCGGCCACAATCGAATATGATGTGGTCAATACCGCCACCAATAAAGCAGTGGCGCACATGGTCGAGTCCACCGACAAGATGGGCAACGTTGGCGACCAGATTACACTCGAAAAGAGTATGCCGCTGGCTTCGCTGCCACCGGGGACCTATCGTTTGACGATTAAAGTGAACGACAACATTTCCAAGCAGACGATTTCTCCTTCCGCCAGTTTTGCGGTTGAGTAATCGTCTGCTGTGTTGGGCCCAAACGCCGAAATGGAGTTGAAAGCATGCATCACAAGATGAGATTGGTTCCACTTCTGGTGATCGTGTGGAGCATGACGGCTTCCGCTCTTCCTCGTGAGGGAAGCATTGCCGGAACTGTGCGCAACTCAAGCGGTGTCCCGCAAATGGGCGCTACCGTCGAGATATTGGCCGGCGCCGTGCCGGCGATGACGGTATTTACAGACGATCACGGCCGTTATGCTGCGTCTCAGCTTCCACCCGGAAATTACCAGGTCAAAGTTACCGATGCTTCGTTTCTTCCTTCCTTGCGCGAAAATGTAATCTTGCACTCCGGGGCAAAGCTGATCATCAATATCACGCTCAATACGCTGTTTGAGGCTATTGCCACCCTCCCGGTGCGCACCCGCACCAGCCAGGATGATGACGACTGGAAGTGGACGCTGCGCTCAACCGCCAACCGTCCTATCCTGCGCGTGTTTGACGACGGACCGCTCGTGGTGGTTTCCAAATCGGGAAATCAGAATGATCGCGTGCTCAAAGCGCGCGTGGCTTTTGTAGCGGGCGCTTCCAATGACGGCCTGGGCAGCGCCGCGGATGAGGCTACCTCTTTCAGAGTAGAAAAATCCATCTTTTCCAATGGGACCTTGACGTTCAATGGCAATATGGGAAGGGCGGCAAATTGGAACTCTTCACCCACCGTGCTGCATGCCTCCTACAAACATCAAACGGCGGATGGTCACGCTCCCGAGATATCTTTCACGATGAGACGCTTCGGTGTCGTGGATAGCGATGACCAGCAGGCTGCATTACAAGCGCTCGCGCTTACACTTTCCGACAGCATGCAGGTGATGGATTTTGCCGAAATCAGCTATGGCGCGGAGTACCAGACCATCCAGTACCTGGGCAAGAATGCCAGCTTCCGTCCTTTTGGCACCCTGGACGTGCATCTTTCACCCGATATGGTCGTGGAATATCGTTACGCGACTTCCATCCCCAATACGCGTGCGGCCAAGGGCTTTGACACTGCTCCAACGGATCTAAGCGAGTCAGGTCCGCGGATTACGGCAACCAATTTCACATCGCATCTCGAAGACGCCCGTCATCAGGAAATTTCAATTTCGCGCCGTTATGGAAAAAATCGTTTCCAGGTTGCGGCCTATTCCGACCGCATCAATAACACCGCACTTCTGGGTTTGGGAAACGCAGATAGCGCTCTGGGGGATGGCAACATCCTGGCTGATCCTTTCTCACAGACGTTTGCATTTAACGGCGGAAACTTCTCCACCCGCGGATTCCGGGCGGTGGCCCAGCGCCAGTTTTCTTCAGCATTGACAGCTACGCTCGATTATTCCTATGGCGGCGTACTGGCTCTGGAAAACCCGGGTGCGCTCCAATCGGGAGCGCCTCAGAATCCTTTCGATACGATTCGCCGCCATGCTATTGCCGCCAAGCTGACGGGCAAAGTACCTCATTGCAATACCACTTGGATTGCTTCCTATAAGATGACTGACGGCAGGGCTCTCACCCCAGTGGATGCATTCAACGTTTCCGCCGGGCAAACTGATCCTTATCTGAATGTTTTTATTCGTCAACCGCTGCCCAGCCTGAGTTTCCTTCCCGGACAGATGGAAGCCTTGATTGATGTCCGCAACTTGCTGGCCGAGGGTTACGTGCCCGTCATGGGACAAGATGGCCGCACACTGTATCTGGTACAGTCGGCCCGCTCCATACGCGGCGGACTGGCCTTCAGCTTCTAACCTTACCTTTTTTCCACAAAACCTCGAAACAAAAAAGTCGCCGTAGAGCTTGGTTGAATTCTTTATCCCACTTTGTCATCCTGACCGGAGCCGCTCTTCGCGGCGGAGTGGAGGGATCTAGGTTTTTTAACCTTCTCGCCTCCTGCCGACACAGTTGACGGACCATAGCTGCTTTGTATAGTCTGCCTCCTCACACGAAGGCCCGCATTGTCTGAGGAGGAGAATCGTGGCAAAAGAAACGGAACAACCCCATCCAAGAGTTTTTTCACGTCGGACCTTTACCCGCGGTGCCGCCTTGGCTGCTGCCGCTGCTGCTTTGCCTGCGGATTTGCTGCCGCAAACTCAATTGCCTCCAGCAACTTCCCCTGCATCAGAAAAGCCGGCGGATCAGACGCCCAAGCTTTCCGCCGAGAGCCAGGCGGAAGCGGAGGCCAAGATCCAGAACATCCTGCGCAAATACGGCAGCCGCTTGAGCGATGCCGAAAAGACCGACCTCCGCAAATTGGTGCTCTCCGCACAAGAGCCGTTAGAAAAGCTGCGGGCCTTTCCCTTGGAGAACTGGGACGAACCGGCTTTGGTTCTGCGCCCGGTCGTCGAAGGCAACACTGCGAAACCGGCAATTGGTGAAAAGTAAATAACGAGGGCGACATTCGATGCTCAGCGATGACATTCTTTATTTAACCGTGCAAGAGTTAGGTGAACGGATCCGCACGCACAAGATTTCTCCGGTAGAGTTAACCGAGAGTTACCTGGCGCGAAGCGAAAAAGTAGGACCGCGCCTGCACGCCTATGCCACACTCACGCGCGAGCTGGCCATCAAGGAA
This genomic interval carries:
- a CDS encoding carboxypeptidase-like regulatory domain-containing protein, with product MHHKMRLVPLLVIVWSMTASALPREGSIAGTVRNSSGVPQMGATVEILAGAVPAMTVFTDDHGRYAASQLPPGNYQVKVTDASFLPSLRENVILHSGAKLIINITLNTLFEAIATLPVRTRTSQDDDDWKWTLRSTANRPILRVFDDGPLVVVSKSGNQNDRVLKARVAFVAGASNDGLGSAADEATSFRVEKSIFSNGTLTFNGNMGRAANWNSSPTVLHASYKHQTADGHAPEISFTMRRFGVVDSDDQQAALQALALTLSDSMQVMDFAEISYGAEYQTIQYLGKNASFRPFGTLDVHLSPDMVVEYRYATSIPNTRAAKGFDTAPTDLSESGPRITATNFTSHLEDARHQEISISRRYGKNRFQVAAYSDRINNTALLGLGNADSALGDGNILADPFSQTFAFNGGNFSTRGFRAVAQRQFSSALTATLDYSYGGVLALENPGALQSGAPQNPFDTIRRHAIAAKLTGKVPHCNTTWIASYKMTDGRALTPVDAFNVSAGQTDPYLNVFIRQPLPSLSFLPGQMEALIDVRNLLAEGYVPVMGQDGRTLYLVQSARSIRGGLAFSF